Proteins encoded by one window of Scatophagus argus isolate fScaArg1 chromosome 8, fScaArg1.pri, whole genome shotgun sequence:
- the LOC124063383 gene encoding alpha-1,3-mannosyl-glycoprotein 4-beta-N-acetylglucosaminyltransferase C-like isoform X1 — translation MCGYVCTWLKSVIGMRLQLRKKSVVLAALLVIGGIYLISRSDVVTAGLTRSHKPFPNEFTWKAERLVRNEAWVELGDYLPLNVSYQLLAGAPSTEQRYLSVGLSSVKRKKGSYLIPTLQSLFSQSSPEERSSMVVVVLLADFDVSWRVTTVREIKTAFASELEQGQLVVLHVPQDWYPPLTGLKRNYNDAPERVSFRSKQNVDYSFLIHYSAGLSQYYLQLEDDISSAKNFLTTIKMHVEEQEAKKITWATLEFSVLGYIGKLYKSVHLPLLARFLFLFYQEMPCDWLMTHFRELLTQKNQILFKPSLFQHMGTFSSFQGTYNKLKDQDFEEGLYTNPSAEVYTDMSTYKEYFPKLAWNAGEGFFWGRSPEKGNYLTVVFKSPTVVTGILVETGSKGKDILESAQVEIGCDVVTTNKEEKSCKEFQSVGMLVNGSFEVQDLDKKYGSTSSCLRIQVTAGQKDWLVIKKIRISKKAQDPKSSLLT, via the exons ATGTGTGGTTATGTGTGCACATGGTTGAAATCTGTGATAGGTATGCGACTTCAGTTACGGAAGAAGAGTGTGGTTTTGGCAGCGCTGCTTGTCATTGGGGGAATATACTTAATAAGCCGTTCTGACGTTGTCACTGCT GGCCTGACAAGGTCACACAAACCATTTCCAAATGAGTTCACTTGGAAAGCAGAAAGGCTGGTTAGAAATGAGGCCTGGGTTGAGCTGGGAGATTATCTGCCTCTCAATGTGTCCTATCAGTTGCTTGCAGGAGCACCGTCTACTGAACAGA GGTATTTGTCAGTTGGATTATCAtcagtgaagaggaagaagggcAGTTACCTAATCCCCACCTTGCAGTCCCTGTTCTCCCAATCTTCTCCTGAAGAACGCTCTTCCATGGTCGTAGTTGTCCTGTTGGCAGATTTTGATGTCAGCTGGAGAGTCACTACAGTGAGGGAGATCAAAACTGCATTTGCATCTGAGCTGGAACAAGGCCAGCTGGTAGTTCTCCATGTTCCTCAGGACTGGTACCCTCCTCTCACAG GTCTAAAGAGGAACTACAATGATGCTCCAGAAAGGGTGTCATTCCGCTCCAAGCAGAACGTAGATTATTCCTTCCTGATACACTATAGTGCTGGTCTTAGCCAATACTACCTCCAGCTAGAGGATGACATCTCCTCAGCAAAAAACTTCCTTACCACGATCAAGATGCATGTTGAGGAGCAAGAGGCAAAGAAGATCACCTGGGCAACGCTGGAATTCTCAGTCCTCGGATATATTGGGAAACTTTACAAATCAGTCCATCTTCCTCTACTGGCGcgcttcctctttctcttttaccaAGAAATGCCCTGTGACTGGTTGATGACCCACTTCCGAGAGCTGCTGACTCAGAAAAATCAAATTCTCTTCAAACCCTCATTGTTCCAACACATGGGGACTTTCTCTTCATTCCAAGGGACATACAACAAGCTAAAAGACCAGGACTTTGAGGAGGGGTTGTACACTAATCCTTCAGCTGAAGTTTATACTGATATGTCCACCTATAAGGAATACTTCCCAAAACTGGCCTGGAATGCTGGGGAAGGATTTTTCTGGGGACGCTCCCCAGAAAAAGGAAATTACCTGACTGTGGTGTTCAAAAGCCCTACAGTAGTGACAGGGATACTTGTAGAAACAGGATCAAAAGGCAAAGACATCCTGGAGTCAGCTCAGGTGGAGATAGGCTGTGATGTTGTCACTACcaacaaagaggagaagagctgTAAAGAATTCCAGTCAGTCGGGATGTTAGTGAATGGGAGCTTTGAGGTGCAGGACTTGGACAAAAAGTATGGCTCTacctcttcctgtctgaggaTACAAGTCACCGCAGGACAGAAGGATTGGCTGGTTATTAAGAAAATCAGGATCTCAAAAAAGGCCCAAGATCCCAAGAGTTCACTTCTAACATAG
- the LOC124063383 gene encoding alpha-1,3-mannosyl-glycoprotein 4-beta-N-acetylglucosaminyltransferase C-like isoform X2 translates to MRLQLRKKSVVLAALLVIGGIYLISRSDVVTAGLTRSHKPFPNEFTWKAERLVRNEAWVELGDYLPLNVSYQLLAGAPSTEQRYLSVGLSSVKRKKGSYLIPTLQSLFSQSSPEERSSMVVVVLLADFDVSWRVTTVREIKTAFASELEQGQLVVLHVPQDWYPPLTGLKRNYNDAPERVSFRSKQNVDYSFLIHYSAGLSQYYLQLEDDISSAKNFLTTIKMHVEEQEAKKITWATLEFSVLGYIGKLYKSVHLPLLARFLFLFYQEMPCDWLMTHFRELLTQKNQILFKPSLFQHMGTFSSFQGTYNKLKDQDFEEGLYTNPSAEVYTDMSTYKEYFPKLAWNAGEGFFWGRSPEKGNYLTVVFKSPTVVTGILVETGSKGKDILESAQVEIGCDVVTTNKEEKSCKEFQSVGMLVNGSFEVQDLDKKYGSTSSCLRIQVTAGQKDWLVIKKIRISKKAQDPKSSLLT, encoded by the exons ATGCGACTTCAGTTACGGAAGAAGAGTGTGGTTTTGGCAGCGCTGCTTGTCATTGGGGGAATATACTTAATAAGCCGTTCTGACGTTGTCACTGCT GGCCTGACAAGGTCACACAAACCATTTCCAAATGAGTTCACTTGGAAAGCAGAAAGGCTGGTTAGAAATGAGGCCTGGGTTGAGCTGGGAGATTATCTGCCTCTCAATGTGTCCTATCAGTTGCTTGCAGGAGCACCGTCTACTGAACAGA GGTATTTGTCAGTTGGATTATCAtcagtgaagaggaagaagggcAGTTACCTAATCCCCACCTTGCAGTCCCTGTTCTCCCAATCTTCTCCTGAAGAACGCTCTTCCATGGTCGTAGTTGTCCTGTTGGCAGATTTTGATGTCAGCTGGAGAGTCACTACAGTGAGGGAGATCAAAACTGCATTTGCATCTGAGCTGGAACAAGGCCAGCTGGTAGTTCTCCATGTTCCTCAGGACTGGTACCCTCCTCTCACAG GTCTAAAGAGGAACTACAATGATGCTCCAGAAAGGGTGTCATTCCGCTCCAAGCAGAACGTAGATTATTCCTTCCTGATACACTATAGTGCTGGTCTTAGCCAATACTACCTCCAGCTAGAGGATGACATCTCCTCAGCAAAAAACTTCCTTACCACGATCAAGATGCATGTTGAGGAGCAAGAGGCAAAGAAGATCACCTGGGCAACGCTGGAATTCTCAGTCCTCGGATATATTGGGAAACTTTACAAATCAGTCCATCTTCCTCTACTGGCGcgcttcctctttctcttttaccaAGAAATGCCCTGTGACTGGTTGATGACCCACTTCCGAGAGCTGCTGACTCAGAAAAATCAAATTCTCTTCAAACCCTCATTGTTCCAACACATGGGGACTTTCTCTTCATTCCAAGGGACATACAACAAGCTAAAAGACCAGGACTTTGAGGAGGGGTTGTACACTAATCCTTCAGCTGAAGTTTATACTGATATGTCCACCTATAAGGAATACTTCCCAAAACTGGCCTGGAATGCTGGGGAAGGATTTTTCTGGGGACGCTCCCCAGAAAAAGGAAATTACCTGACTGTGGTGTTCAAAAGCCCTACAGTAGTGACAGGGATACTTGTAGAAACAGGATCAAAAGGCAAAGACATCCTGGAGTCAGCTCAGGTGGAGATAGGCTGTGATGTTGTCACTACcaacaaagaggagaagagctgTAAAGAATTCCAGTCAGTCGGGATGTTAGTGAATGGGAGCTTTGAGGTGCAGGACTTGGACAAAAAGTATGGCTCTacctcttcctgtctgaggaTACAAGTCACCGCAGGACAGAAGGATTGGCTGGTTATTAAGAAAATCAGGATCTCAAAAAAGGCCCAAGATCCCAAGAGTTCACTTCTAACATAG